GTTTACACAACTCAGCAGTGGATCCagacatataaaaaaaattcaatccagcatagagaggctgagtgaatgtggtctggactctgtggaggagagtcatggttttagagacgctgtagaaggacagaataCCTGCATTGTGATCCAGGTAGAGTCCTAATCTGTAGGACCCACGACCTGAGACGGGAAATTGGACTTTGTTGTAcaaaaaattacaatattttctTTCACATCGTAATGCCCAAGATTTGTCATTCCATCCAAATCCTGAATCGTCCCATTCCCCTTTTCTGTTGATATCCTTGTATGCAACGGCAACTTCAACTCCTCttctccactccacctcccagtaacaacgtccagtcagactctctctacTCAGGACCTGATGACATTCACTGAATCTTTCTGGATGACTAGAATGAGACTGATGTTCTTTCATTAATGTAGCTTTTCTGTCCCCATCAGATAATAacagctctgtgtgtgctgtgtttggatccagtGTGAGTTCCCGTGAATACTTTAAGAATCCATCTCTGGTCGTGGGCTCTGGTTGTGACAGTAAAACATCCACTTCAGTCACCGTCAGTGAGACGTTTGTCCATTTCTCTCTAAGGACGTCCAGTAGTTTATCTCTGACTTCTGAAACAGCCGCTGTCACGTCCTCAAAGTAGCTCAGAGGACGGATGTTGATGCTGGATGAGTCTGTAGACTCACTGAGTGGTGACAGTGAGGGGTAGTTGAGTAGAAACTGGTtgagatcctctgtgtgtgagagcttctgcagctcagcgtcgttcctcttcagctcagtgatctcctgctccagcttctcctgaagctctttgactcgactcacttcagttctctgctgggaTCTGACCTGCTGCGTCACATCAGAGCTTCTTTTCTCAAAGAGACGGATCAGCTCAGTGAAGATCTTCTCACTGATCTCCactgttttatcagcagagagattgatggcctccacctcctgatggagcagcttcacatctttctctctgtcctggattctctgctggatgtttagtcgactcccctccagctctctctgcctctcggtcctttctgctgcagctgagactgTGTCGTGGTCTTTGTGTTCATCCATTAAGCACAGATAACAGATACACTGCTGATCAGTACGGCAGAAaatcttcatcacctcatcgtgaagagagcagatgttctcctggagcttGTTGGAGGGCTCCACcagcttgtgtttctttaatggaGGTACATCATAATGACGCTGAAggtgtttctcacagtaagaagccagacacaccagacaggACTTGAAGGCTTTCAGTCTCTTCCCAGTGCAGACATCACAGGCCacatcttcaggtccagcatagcagtgatcagcaggagcagcttggagtccagtcttcttcagctcctccactaAATCTGCTAACATGGTGTTTTTCACCAGGACAGGCCTCGGTGTGAAGGTCTGTGCACACTGAGGGCAGCTGTGGAGtttcttctcatcctcttcatcccagTGGGCTTTAATACAGCTCATGCAGTAGCTGTGTCCACAGGGAATAGTCACCGCATCCTTCAGTAGATCCAGACAGATGGAACAAGAAAAGGTCTCCTGGTCCAGTTTAATTCTCTTTGGACCCATATCGACTTGTCACAGAGACTTTGAGAGTGTTGCTCTAGACCAGCTTACATCAAACTCTGTGCCTTTTCCTCTTCATTTGATTACCTCCAATGAATGGGGCTCTTCAGCTCCCGCCCTATCAAATTGGTTGGTTACACCCACATTCAAACATGAGTATCAGTGAGGGGGAGGGAACAAGACGAAAAGCTCCTGCATACCGGCAGGAGGGATTGTCTCGTAAAAGTTTCACCATCTTTTATAACATGTAGTGAAgattagaataaaaataatctaTTGACTTGTGGAGTTCTTTCAATGAGTTTCAGCTCAAAACCAGAACTGTTCTGATGTCGGCTAACTTTCAAATTCTACCAAGGACAGAGTCCTTCCTTTAGAGAATGTCTTAGGATGCCTTTGTGTAGAAGATAATACTAAATGTTAGATCTGATACCATTGCACAGACAGCATTTTGAAAACTGATgcctaatataatataaacattacTGCCAAATGATTTCATTCAATGGATAAAACAGGGCTGTAAAGATATCTACCACTGAGGACATGCTATCAATGTTGTTGTGGGAATTGAATTCTCTCAACATTGTTGTGGGACGTTAAAATAAATTAGAGTAGGAGTTTGAAACACCGTTTATATAAATTCTACTCATTTTTTTGAAGGTTGATTCTGATACTTTTTTATCTTGTTTTGGACAGAATCTGGAAATGGAGACGATACACATTGTATATAAATCcaataatgtataaatatttgtttttaaatgtacaaatacataaataaaaccgTGTGCATAGTTAatctcacacagctgaggtTGACTACATAAGAATCCTTCAGGAGTCAGAACAAGAACAGGTTTAAAGAATCAAAGTACAGCTGTAATGAGACATGAGAGAAACCAAACGACTGCACTCTGAGAAACTCCAACAGCAGTTCTCAGTAAAcgactctgcttctgtctgaaaAGGTCTCTGATTGATCAACTGCCAACATGAAGCTCCTCACTCCACTAACGACTTGtatgtaaaaccctctgaattAATCCTCCTGTGtttgagaaagacaaagagacatcctGACACCAACGAGGACTCTCTCCCTCCTGGAGAGGGACGTTAACAGGCTGTTCAAGAGAAGCCTGTAGACTACCTGCTCACTGGCTAAAAGACAGAAAATTAGTAATGTATATCACAAACTCTCCATCAAATTTGAACTGTGTGTTGGAATCAAAGTCGTCTGAAGGATACAGTGATGACATCGACAACACAATCTTTTACAAAGATGCTTTTATCATCCTTGGTTAAGAAAGTCAAGacaatcatttatttctttaaattagGACCAAATATCTGAAAATGGAGACAATACACATTGTATATAAACCCAGACCAAAGCATAGGACCAAATATCTGAAAATGGAGACAATACACATTGTATATGTTAGAGTTTatagcatgtgttttcaatttgcattaaaaaaatgtacgccctatgaatgtaattactgtagctaacagaagaagagtaatacgttgttgttttacttattctataccgttcaccctgaggacaagaggtcaacaggtttaatgtgcaggcacaaaactaggtttgtctcgtgtctccccacatacctcacacacccgcgcaacacacatggctcagggtcatctcagactgataagggactagacaaactgtttcctcattctgtgtgggataaccacttgcttcaataaaaaggactgtctggagaatggcgagccagagtgttttgcagacgtgcagaggcacagctcaacattctccttgcagcaagtaaaaccaagagctcgagtctgtcatctgtggtcattggagtgtgggtctgttaattgaactagcggggctttatctttatggtaaaaaccccACAGTATATAAACccaataatgtattaattttttgttttaatgtaccaatacataaataaaaccttGTTCCAGCTCACACAGCGGAGATTGAACACAGAATAATCCTTTAGGAGTGAAGACAAAGACAGGTTTAAAGAATCAAAGTACAGGTTTAGCAAGAAGGTAAGAGAAACCAAACGACTGTACTCTGAGAAACTCCAACAGCAGTTCTCAGTAAACGactctgtttctgtctgaaaAGGTCTCTGATTGATCAACTGCCAACATGAAGCTCCTCACTCCACTAACGACTTGtatgtaaaaccctctgaatgaatcctcctgtgtttgagaaagacaaagagacatcctGACACCAACGAGGACTCTCTCCCTCCTGGAGAGGGACGTTAACAGGCTGTTCAAGAGAAGCCTGTAGACTACCTGCTCACTGGCTAAAAGACAGAAAATTAGTAATGTATATCACAAACTCTCCATCAAATTtgaactgtgtgttgtgtagaagaaatatatacattacactgttggcaaataacttgagactatagagcattttaatacagcattaaggtaaatctgcacactagcttgcttcagcctaaacaacacacagcatTGACCCTAGCATTAAGGTCACGTAAGTTTGCGCGGAGTTACGAGAGCCCAAGGCCGAACTCAGTGGGAAAAGACAAAGTAAGGGAGCGCCTGgtccagcacacacactgcccttatTTTGACTAGGGCAAAATACACAGTAGCATCCCAGACGTTAGTCAAGGGCACCCCATCCTGCAAACTGGATTATGCCAGCTCTCACTACGCCCCCACCCTTGCACCccgacaacatgcacacacactgatggatgaagaccacaacCAATGGACATGAGCCAGTGTGGGTGGAAAATACCCAGTGCTCCAACCAGGCCGCTTCTAGCTAAAATAAGCTCCGCCTGCTACAATAGTCTTAACCAATAGGACCTCACAAGAGGAATCCTTTTTGAAGCTTCCGCGTACGCTGTTTAAGCGCCTTGTTTCCggacactcaaccctgttgaatgttttaaattaggaccgtgcacgtttaactgtacGGGATGCAATACTCTGCCTTTTTGCTAGCTGAATAAATACTTGTGATTTTACCTCTCGACTCCACATTAAAAGCCTGAGCCGCACACTTGTTCCCTGCGTTCCGACGGACAACAGTTGGAATCAAAGTCGTCTGAAGGATACAGTGATGACATCGACAACACAATCTTTTACAAAGATGCTTTTATCATCCTTGGTTAAGAAAGTCAagacaatcatttatttatttaaattaggaCCAAATATCTGAATCAGGATGAATAAATAACCATTGGCAACGTCGGCGTTAAaatgtttgaacatgttgaggtTAGAAAACAAACCCAGATAACTGAGAGCTTCTGAGGAAATGAACCTAAAGAGTTTTTGTGCCCTTAACTTCTATAATTGTAGCTTATTCGGACATGAAAATGTGCTAAATAAACGTTAGTATAATTAAGTGACTGTTAGTTCTACATTTTAAAAGCGGATGTTGACATGTGATAATACTGTTTAATTAAAGTACATTGTTCGGCTACATTAAAAGgcattaaatataaatagattGCATAGATGCACGTTGGACTTTACTGTTAAATCAACAAATTGACTAAGTTAAATTCCAATTgttagttttatattttatacatcAGCTTTGTATGAAACCATGAaatgaagacaagaagaaaattatttgttcatgtttgtttattcatcatgtAAACAATCAGTTTTTTCTCACATCCCATTATTAAAGTCTGTTAAATGACTCTTGATCAATGATTTCAAGGACAGATTCACTTCATCCTCACAATCAGTCAGTTCGACCTAACCCGAGaatgtttgactgacagctgatctcAGTGCAGTGAAGAACTCAACAATCTG
This Cyclopterus lumpus isolate fCycLum1 chromosome 17, fCycLum1.pri, whole genome shotgun sequence DNA region includes the following protein-coding sequences:
- the LOC117746246 gene encoding tripartite motif-containing protein 16-like, which gives rise to MGPKRIKLDQETFSCSICLDLLKDAVTIPCGHSYCMSCIKAHWDEEDEKKLHSCPQCAQTFTPRPVLVKNTMLADLVEELKKTGLQAAPADHCYAGPEDVACDVCTGKRLKAFKSCLVCLASYCEKHLQRHYDVPPLKKHKLVEPSNKLQENICSLHDEVMKIFCRTDQQCICYLCLMDEHKDHDTVSAAAERTERQRELEGSRLNIQQRIQDREKDVKLLHQEVEAINLSADKTVEISEKIFTELIRLFEKRSSDVTQQVRSQQRTEVSRVKELQEKLEQEITELKRNDAELQKLSHTEDLNQFLLNYPSLSPLSESTDSSSINIRPLSYFEDVTAAVSEVRDKLLDVLREKWTNVSLTVTEVDVLLSQPEPTTRDGFLKYSRELTLDPNTAHTELLLSDGDRKATLMKEHQSHSSHPERFSECHQVLSRESLTGRCYWEVEWRRGVEVAVAYKDINRKGEWDDSGFGWNDKSWALRCERKYCNFLYNKVQFPVSGRGSYRLGLYLDHNAGILSFYSVSKTMTLLHRVQTTFTQPLYAGLNFFYMSGSTAELCKLK